The region AACGAACAGAAAAACATGGAAACATTTGTTGCTCAAAAATATGATCTGATTTTTATTAATGTAGTTGATACAAAGGCGGCAACTGAAAGTATTAATGCAGCCGTAAAAGCGGGTATTCCCGTGATCGGAATAGATAGTCATGTTGATGAGGCTGCCAATGTCGTCACGGGGGTTTCGGCTCCTGACCTGGCTAATGGCAGAGTGGTTGGCTTATTTGCAGCAAAGCAATACGATAAAAGCGAAATGATTTCCGCCGCTTTATTAAGCGGTAATAAAGGAAATCCTGGCGGACAGGCAAGAAGAAAAGGTCTGTTTGCCGGGATCATTGAGGGAAGAACGGGATGCACAGAGAAAGAAGCCTGGGCATTGGCCGATAAATTTGAACAGGAATTGACTGATAATGGTAAAGCTGTTAACAATGAAGCGAAATTTGCAGTTGTAACGCAAGGCTGGGGTAACTGGACTGTAAATGGCGGACTCCCGGCGATGGAAGATATTTTGGTTGCTAATTCGAAAATTAATTGTGTACTCGGTGAAAATGACAGTATGTTGATTGGTGCTAAACAAGCGATTGACAATAGAAGTTTAACTGGGATTAAGATTTTTGCCGCAGCCGATGCGATGAAAGGCGCTTTAGAATTAATCAAAGGCGGTTCTGCTTATCAGGCTACCGGACTGAATAATCCTAAATTAGTCGGTGCTAAGGGTATTGATATAGCTGAGAAAGTGCTTGTTGAGCATGTTGATCCTAAGTCTTTTGGTAAAACCGTTACGACTGATCCAGTGTGTGTTACTGCTGAAAATGTTGATAAATTCTACGATCCCAATGCAATATTCTAAAAATAACTAACTTTTTGTTCCTACTCTGCTCAATAGCCATCAAGGCAGAGTAGGAACAAGTATATTGAATTGTAAGTAACTCTAGGGAGGGAGGCATAAATTTGGACGGGCAATATGTAGTGGAAATGGACGGTATATCAAAAACATTTGGCGGGATCAAAGCGGTAAGTAATATGCATTTACAACTCAAACGTGGCGAAATTCATGCTCTAATTGGGGAAAATGGTGCAGGCAAGTCCACCTTAATGAAGATATTATCCGGCGCGTACGCGAATGATACCGGAACTATAAAAATTGATGGCCAGATTATAAAGATAGGTTCGCCCCGCATGAGCCTGGAGCTTGGCATAGCTGTCATTTATCAGGAATTTATGCTGGTGCCGCATTTGACAGTAGCTGAAAATATTTTTATTGATAAACTTTCCGATAAAAGTGGTCTTGTTAATTGGAACAGACTTCGAGCTGAATCAAAAAAGCTCCTGGTAAAGCTGGGCTTCGGGGATATTGACCCGGATGATCGTATTTTGGATCTTTCTATAGCACATCAACAGATCGTGGAAATTTGCAAAGCTCTATCGAAAAATATAAAAGTGTTGGTTTTGGATGAGCCTTCGGCGGTATTGACTTTCAGTGAGATTGAAAAACTTTTTACGCTGTTAAGAGAATTGAAAAAGCAGGGAATTGCTATTGTGTACATTTCTCACCGGTTAGAGGAATTGTTTGCGTTATGCGATATTATCACCATCATGAAGGATGGTTGCTTTGCAGGAACTTTTAATGTACATGAGATTAATAAAACCGGCCTCATTGAAAAAATGGTGGGGCGGGAATTAAATACGCTCTTTCCTAAACGCAAGGTTAGCATTGGTGAGACTATGTTAGAAGTGAAGAATTTGTGCGCCGGACGGCAAGTGAACAATGTATCGTTTTGTGTAAAAAAAGGTGAAATTATTGGCTTTAGCGGCCTGGTTGGTGCCGGCAGGACAGAGACCATGCGAGTTATTTTTGGCGCGGATAAAAAAGAAAGCGGCAGTATTAACTATAAGGGAAAAGAAGTAAACTTTCTTTCTCCTTATGATGCGGTGAAAAATAAAATGGGGTTTTTACCTGAAGATAGAAAGCAGCAGGGAGTATTAGTCGCCCTGTCTATTCGGCTGAATACCACGTTGACTTCCCTGGCGAAGGTGTCAAGCAGCGGGGTGCTTAACCATAAAAAGGACACGAATTTTGCCACTAAGATTTTAAGTAATCTTAAGGCCAAATATAGTTCTATTAATGATAATGTCAATAGTTTAAGCGGGGGCAATCAGCAGAAAGTAGCACTGGCAAAATGGCTGGCCGCCGATTGTGAGCTAATTATCCTGGATGAACCAACACGGGGTGTAGACGTTGGTGCAAAGGCAGAAATATATAAGGCTATGAATGATCTCGCAGAAGCAGGTGTGTCCATTATTATGATTTCATCGGAAATGGAAGAAGTTATTAATATGAGTGATCGTGTATATGTGATGCGACAAGGGAGCATATCGGGAGAACTTGCTAAGTCCGAGTTGACAGAGGTCGAAATAATGAAGCTATGTGTGGGAGAGTGAGAAGATGCGACTTTTTGAAAAGGTTATAAATAAAAATACAGTGAATGTTCTTAAAATATATAATACCTATTTGATTTTATTGCTTTGTTTGGCGGCCTGCATATTGATTTCACCGGATTTTTTTACCGTAACGAATGCAATTAATATTGGCCGGCAATACGCCGGGGTGACTATTGTCAGTTTAGGTATGTTAATTGTAATTTTAACAGGAGGCATTGATCTTTCGGTGGGGATGATTGTCGCGTTAGGCAGCGTAACACTGGCCATTTG is a window of Propionispora hippei DSM 15287 DNA encoding:
- a CDS encoding substrate-binding domain-containing protein is translated as MGKKFKLLAALSLVLMLMAQLLTGCGSTGTKDAATADKKQIKVGFAQKTLENEFQKALADGVVKAGEAKGWKVTVLDAKNSIENEQKNMETFVAQKYDLIFINVVDTKAATESINAAVKAGIPVIGIDSHVDEAANVVTGVSAPDLANGRVVGLFAAKQYDKSEMISAALLSGNKGNPGGQARRKGLFAGIIEGRTGCTEKEAWALADKFEQELTDNGKAVNNEAKFAVVTQGWGNWTVNGGLPAMEDILVANSKINCVLGENDSMLIGAKQAIDNRSLTGIKIFAAADAMKGALELIKGGSAYQATGLNNPKLVGAKGIDIAEKVLVEHVDPKSFGKTVTTDPVCVTAENVDKFYDPNAIF
- a CDS encoding sugar ABC transporter ATP-binding protein, producing the protein MDGISKTFGGIKAVSNMHLQLKRGEIHALIGENGAGKSTLMKILSGAYANDTGTIKIDGQIIKIGSPRMSLELGIAVIYQEFMLVPHLTVAENIFIDKLSDKSGLVNWNRLRAESKKLLVKLGFGDIDPDDRILDLSIAHQQIVEICKALSKNIKVLVLDEPSAVLTFSEIEKLFTLLRELKKQGIAIVYISHRLEELFALCDIITIMKDGCFAGTFNVHEINKTGLIEKMVGRELNTLFPKRKVSIGETMLEVKNLCAGRQVNNVSFCVKKGEIIGFSGLVGAGRTETMRVIFGADKKESGSINYKGKEVNFLSPYDAVKNKMGFLPEDRKQQGVLVALSIRLNTTLTSLAKVSSSGVLNHKKDTNFATKILSNLKAKYSSINDNVNSLSGGNQQKVALAKWLAADCELIILDEPTRGVDVGAKAEIYKAMNDLAEAGVSIIMISSEMEEVINMSDRVYVMRQGSISGELAKSELTEVEIMKLCVGE